Below is a genomic region from Hevea brasiliensis isolate MT/VB/25A 57/8 chromosome 3, ASM3005281v1, whole genome shotgun sequence.
ttcctaATTTTCACATgatatagtatttttttttatcaaaaagatATTTTCTAAAATTACTAATATCTTAAAaagaaattagatttaaataaatTCGAAACTAACAATTTGAAAGCTCTCTTTAACCAAATTACTTTTAGAAAAAGATGAATACTTGTTTTACTCTTgaattctattaaaaaaaattataattttaaatttttaaaatattatataataaattttaatttttataaatttttataatttttataaaaataaaattaaaatattttttaaattttaatcaataaatCATTATATCaatataacaaaaaatattttaattttatttttataaaaattataaaaatttataaaaattaaaatgtattatataatattttaaaattttagagtattataaatattttgcTGTTTAAGCATTATATGATCATGGTGCAAAAAGGAGAAAATATTTTGCTGCTCCGGAGGTCTCACTCATTCGTCGTCATCCATGACGTCTTTCTCCTTTCAAGCTCCAGCTTCCAtggattttctttatttatttattttaattttttatatactaAATCAAAAATGATCTTTTTGCAGTTTTGCCCTTCCAAGATAAACTAAATATTTCTGAACCCCACAAAGTCCAATCCGCTTTGCTTAATCATCCATCTACTGCCTTTTGCTGCAGCAGCATCTGCGTGCCTATCccgaatcttaattttaattgattttttttaatgaatgtttcttaaatatcaaaaataattcctctgtaattttaatatttatcaaatttatttaatgttaagaaaaaaaaaaaaggacgaaAACAACATAATTCCAATTCCAATAatgcatatataatataatttattcaaatataacTTTCCTTTCCTTAATTAGTGGGCCTTCAAAAATGCCAATATGTAAGCTTGACGCgtggtataatatatatataagaaggaaACTGACCTATATATGCAGAGTGGAATATAACAAAACACCCATCAAGTTGAACAACTTATATTTCCCAAGTTTAACAAAACCCAGATATTTTCTTGGAAGATTATGTTCTCTGTTAATTATAATTTGACAAAGAATACCCCGCATATACATCTATATTGGCACTGGAAATGCCTTTGGCTTGTCCATGCAAAAATGTTCCTAACAAGAACATATATATTCCACGATAAGAACCAAGATGATTGGATGATGCAACAGGTTAAGGCCAGTAATGACAAACATGGGTTCCTTTAAATAGAGGCAAGAGAGACAGAATTGCGCATTTGAGCATCCCAACTAGAAAAATAAGAGAGGAAGGAGATGTTCTTCATGATGATGAAAAGTCTCGTTTGGTAGCCAAGGATGACTAGCCTGTAGGTTTTTCATCAACTTGCATGAAAATAAGGCAATTAACCAATTAAGGTATAGAATTTGTATCTGGTTTATAGGCAGTCTCCTTAGCTAGTGAGACGAGCTCTTATCTTTTCATGGCGGATTTCAATCATCTTCCATTGCATGATCGTTTGGCTATTCTAAAAGAAATATTCTTGAATTCTTGAAGGTCTAAGCTTACTTTGCCGCGAGTGATAAGCTTTATCATCATTGTGGAGAAACAAACGTTGAAATTTTGTCTGAGTATCATATGAATATCTATCAAGAAACTACGATCcgctaatttaaaaaataaagtgctttattgttttatttattatattattctaTCTAAGAAGACATTTTAGTAATAAAAGTCTGAAATCCCCATTAGAAAATATCACATCTAAATCTTAATGAATACAGTGCAACCCATTTAGAAAAAGTAAAGAATTAATTAAAGAAGGCCCCTTTATAACTTCAATTTTGCTCAGATGTTACCGTACATACATACCAAGATTAGAAGATGTGGGTGGGTTCCAagcatttataaatcaaacaagctCGTTTCGTGCTTGTAATAATGAAGCCTATTTCTGGCCCATGAACGATTCATATTAACAATAAGCATGGAAATTAACTCATAAATCTAAGGACTGCAGCAACAAGAACAAGCATTTAGcccccaagaaaaaaaaaaagaacacttAATAAAATGCCTTTTTCAGAAATTATAGACAGCAGATCACACCATTCTAAAAATATATATGTACTACCACCAGTCTCTCTTTACAATTCAATTCCTTGCTCACACTAGGTAACTCGGAAGTACAGCAAAAAAAATGGCAAGGCACAGGACAAGCATATAATTTCATCCAAGAACAGTAGAAAATAATCAGCTCATGCAGGCAATGCAAAGCTCTGCTGTGTCCACTGGGGAGGATCCATGACTAAACAAGGATCTGGTTTCTCAAAGTCCGCAATCTAGAACAGAACCAGAATAAACAGTTATGTTGAAGCTTCAATCAAAGATGCCAAGGATTCAAAAGAGGGGGAGATGATAAAAATGACAGGTAAGACTACTTACTTTTTCTTTGCAGCTTGGGCAATAGTGATATTTATGCCAGAGACAGTCCATCGAAGGGCAAAGAAAGCATATTCCAAGCATAAATGGCATCATACAACCGACAACAGCTGCCAGACTAGGTTTTGATCTATATTGTAGATTAAAGGGAGAAAATGTCAGTCCACATGACAAggacaagaaaacaaaaaaaaaaaaaaaaacaaaagaaaattcgAAATGAGAGAAATTATCTCAGAACTTAGATGATAATCAGCCATTCTTTGTTCATTAAAGTGCTCATACACTTCTTCCTCTAACAGTAGTACTTTGGCAGTAAAATTCAAGAGATgacccaaatcaaaatttatgagAAGAGACGAAATGTAAGCTTATGCCATCTAATAATTTCACCTGTTTTTTGGATCTTCATATGTCAAAGAAAGAGACAAGGACTTCATACATATGTGCCCTAAAGCCATATTGATGGTATTGGTTCAATTAAAGATACGAATGATACCAAAATCTGGCCCTGTACAGAATTTTTCCTAatgcaaagttaatgaaataagaagAAAAAACAAACCCTTACAATATAAGCAGGTTCTCAATCTATGTGTTAAACAAAACAAGGTCGACAACAAATGCTGAGAAAGCATATTGAAGATCCCTGCAACATTCACATAGGAACAACCGGAACGTTCTGATGACTGCTCTGCTCCAAATGTCAATACTTCAACATCCCATATCTTAAGAAATCCTTCTCAATTCAAAGGAACTCTAACAAAAAGGAAGAGTGTAACAAGTTCAAAAGCAGCTAATCCGTTCTTCTGGTCTCAAAATTGCATCATCACACACCTCTAGCTCCTACTACTTGATAATGTCAGCATCTAACAATCAAGCCAAAGcaaaatttgcatttttcttCTTTAAGAATCACATCTAGCAAATCCCACAAGAACGAATCATAATCCACTAATTCCTGTTTACCAAAATTAtaaccccccaaaaaaaaaacctttttccCCAACTTTTCGTACCCTGATTAAAAGAAGGCAAGGATTTCAAGCCAAGCCAATGGCTATCAATCAGGCAACAATGGTGTGTATAATCCTCAATACTGAGACATCATCACAATTCACAACTAAAAAATTTCAGTGAAAAAAGGAGTGTCATTTTCTTAACTATTCCAAAAATTTTGCTCTAAAAGAAAACCTTAATTGCCTCTATAATAAAAACTTGCATTTCTAACATTTAATACCCAAATAGAATCGCAAAATTCGTCAAAATTGATGAAACATGATCGATCAAGAAGGGTGACAAGAGGGATTGGCATGGAGAATAAATTTACCTGACGACAGTAAGTCCAGAATTACCACAGAAAGTGCAGTTAAACGGAGCAGGAGTGTCCCGATACATCGTCTGTTGAATCGGAATTCCCTTTGGATCGCCGAAGACAGCGTTTGGTGGGATGGCTCCGGCTTGGTACGGGTTCTGGCCGGCGTAGTAAGGAACCCCGATGGCAGGCTCATCTTTTTGGCCCATTGCTTATGCTTTTGTGAAGCTTTTCTTGGATTGGAGACAGACGGAGGAGGCAAGATTGATTCTTCAAATGAATTAATGAACAATAGGATGTTGATTGACCGATGGAGGtgggaagaacaaagaaaataaagCCGCGTTTTATAATTAAGCAAAGTTATTGACGTTCAAGGCAGGCTCTAAATATGATTGGTTTGTGTgcataagaaattaataattatttcttGAAACAAACGAAATGTCGTTTTCTTTCCAGAGAATTGACTTGGAAGGCACGAACCAGGAAGCTGCATTCTTCACCTCTCACTGTTAATGCCTGTGACCAAGGTCTTCATCAATGTTGAGTCAAGATGCAAAAGGAAAACGATAAAAATTTTCCATAACAGAAAATTCTTAAAAATCCAAATTGGAATGAACGAGGAAGCTTCCACTTCGACATGTCTCCCCCATTAGTCCAAAAAAAGGAAAATTCAATTCAACTTTTGCCTACAGAAAGTCGAAGTTCTAGACTCTCATATCCTGAGCCAATGAGCCATCTAGGGTTGCCAACTTGGTCTCAAGCCTAGTCCTGAAAAATCCAGGGTAGATTGGGCTCATAATTCATATGTCCACAATCGGCTATTTTGCAAGCCAGACAGATTCCTGTCCAGTTCAGGAAAATTTATAGGCAACCCAATGGACTAGGCTAGACCCATTTCTATTAAGCTGGCTCCGTTCCATAGTGCAGAGACGGCGACATGCTTATGATTGATGAGAAGAAGAGTCTGAGCCTATTTCATTTATTCTTTGTAGACGAAAATTCTTGATGTAATAAATCACTGTTGATGGCCATAGTGATTATAAAGAGTCGATGAGTTATTAAAAatgtgattaaaaaaatataataaaaataaaataaattaaacattaaaaaatgACACTATTCACCATAGAAAGTCATTCTACCTAACAGCAATTCCACCATATCTAGAGATGTTTAGGATAAATTCTACCAAGAAACAGGAATTGTGaatgataaataaattaaaattcattcaattaaacgattataaaatttttcaagaattaaataaggtataataaaaattaaaaacgtGATGAAAGTTTTCGGGTAAAATTTCAAGTGTAACCAACCTCTCTCAAATAAATATAACAGAAGGGTGATGGTACTCACAGCTGGTAAGGCCTGACCAAAAGGGAATATTAGTGCAGACTCACtgcgcgcacacacacacacccaCAAAAGAGTGATGGAATGGTGTCAGAGGCAGAGGCTGACAATACTTCAGAATAGATTCCACAAGGTTTCACATCCCCGACGGGAGaagcaccttttttttttttttttacaaaattatattattaatgacTTATTTTCtcacataaatttaatatttttataatattttttaacagtattttaaataaaattggaTTATGAAAAATTTCatgtatttaattttaaatagtttaaaataaaatttaattattattattattattaccattaTTATAATAGAATGTTTGTGTAACAGTGGAGGCGGCTCCCCCAATACATTTGGCCTGTTGACTACTCTTATTGGCAAGTTTGTTTGCTTCTGCTTGTCTAGTTTATCTACTATTGAATTTTGGTGATCATCCGATGATAACTACACAATCAAAAGACAACCTTCGATCGTTTTTCAAAGTCCCTGTCCTTAAGATTAACTTCTTTCGTATGTATTCTTTGTTTTGGAACAATTTCCTTGTCTATCAAAAGTAATAAATCAATCCGAACAGTCCTAATTCGGTAATTTAATTCAGTTTTTAAGGTAATTCGATTTGGTTCaattttagattttaaaaattttgattatttattaatttttaaattactttatttttatagaaaatctatatattatatgtatttttataatttttttaattttattgattaatggttattaggttcaaattaagattaaaatcagactaaataatttaaaaattaagtataaataaaaaacccATTAAAGTTCAAAAATCGATGGGTTCAAACCGAATTTGGACGGTTTGGTTCAATTCAGTTTCTAAAATATGACAATTCGGTTAATTTGATTTTGATAGTTCGATTCAGTTCAGTTTAAACCGAATGCTCAATCGTAGCACTGATCATATCTCACAATGTTTTATGGTATGACTCCTTGTCATATTTCACTTTTCAATTTTTCGTTCAGCCTTTATTCAGGAGCTACCTTAAAAGGATCAATCTTAATAGCATTCGAGTAATCTTTTTGAATGATTTTGTGATCGGTTGGTAAAATGGATTTAGACGAACTCCATATCTGCTCGGGTAAGGATCATTACTTTTCGTATATGAGCATGATACTTTGTATATACGAAAATAGTAGTTACCATAGGTCCACGTGTCATCAATTTATCAGTTGGATATTTTTATATGTATCAACTCTAATACTATCATATAAAAAGAATAGATTAGGCTAAACTCAACTCCAAAagctattaatattaaaaaaaggaGCATTATACTTTGTAGAAtctagcataaaaattattaatacattTACTTAATAATACATAAAAACAATGAATGTATAAAAATAATTCTTTGTATGAATGTAGCCAAGAAAGGAAATTGTTTATTACTAAAATTCTTTCTTTGATTTAGAAATTGTGTGTTGTGTAGTTCCACCATATTAATTACTTGACTTTCTGAATAATAATCATAATATGGCAAGAAGGTAATGCCAACCAATcacgaattttttttaaaatgtacTTACATTTAAAATACATATAGTTTGTGATCAAATCAACTTGTCTGGTCAACACCaattaattcaattcaaaattgattttaatccattcaatttaattgatttctgtttcatttcaattcaaattaaaataatttgatttcAATTTCAAGTCAAACTATGATTCGATTTATATATGAACATAGGTGCTTGAAACGCCAAAATTCTTATGCTAGCAAGGAAGTTAAAAGTTCATCCATATTCTACACTTATTAAATCGACTGGGTCAAATTCGAAATTAGCCATATTCAATGGTTTTGCACCTTAAATTGGGGTTAGAGACCTTCAAAGGGGTTAGAGACCTTCACCTTTGAACTAAGCCCTTAATTGGCTGATTCAAATCTACAGTTCTTAACCAAAATTAACCCGATTTACGTTTAAATCAAAATAGTAATTAGTAGTAGTAGTAGGTAGATGAGGAGTAGAAGAAAAGTATACAGGTGTTGATGGAATGTctagtaataataaaataaaaattaaaaaaaaaaaaatcgaagtTCTTCAAAACGGTCAAAGAAAGTTCCGGCATTCTTTTTGGCAACCGCGTTTTTACAacctaataaataaaaattaatttttaattattctgCTAATCATCACGCTCCCTTGACTGCGCGTGTCATCACCCACTCCATTACTGGACAGTGAGACCAAATGTATTCCCCCCACCCACACTGGTTCCCCGCCGATACAGTGTTTGGGCCCACCCAGGGTCTTTCCGTGTGAGATTTCCACGCGCAGCACATTTTACTTGGTGTGAGTGTGACGCCCACaactttttgtctttttttttttttttcctacccACTGATCATCCACATCTCTCTCTAATTTTGTTCCTTCAAAATCTCAAACCCTgaagactctctctctctctctctctctctctttccctctctcTCAATCTCTATCTCTATATTTTATGTTTCTGTTTgtgaatatatatgtatatggtaGTTGAAGATTGAAGGATTTTAGCGGGTGAAGTAATGAAAGCTCCAAACATGGCTACGATCACTGCATCTTTGGAGAGGTCTCTTCAAAACTGTTCGCTAAATCATCATCAACAGCAGCAGCGGCAGAGTAGGGGAGTTTTAGGGGAACAAGGAGAGAGGTCGTCGAGCTCAGATGATGCGGTTGCAGAAGCAGCACCACCGCCTGAGCAAAATCATGTGCTTCCCACATCTGACACCACCTTGGAGCTCAActctcatctctctctccctTACCATTGGGAACAATGCCTAGATTTAAAGGTaccttttttaaaaagaaaaataatttaaaagcctCTTTCTTTTCTTATAGCTTCAATAAATGCAGATCTCTTGTTTTCTTTTGTTACTTTCTGAGGAAATATAtgtcttttcttcttcaatgctCTTTGTTTTTAATGCTTCTGCTTTCCGCTTTCCTTTTCTGCCTCACATAATAATAACCAGATCAAAATAGGGTATTAAAAAAACCCTAAATATGGAGTAACATTTTTCTCCTTTCTTAATTAACCTTTTTGGTCTGCACTTCTAAAGGAAGAAAAAGGGATGAAATGAAATTTCCAGCTTTGACCACCAGATaaattttgtttcttttttattattgttgGTGTTAAAATAAcaaaggaaattgaagggaagaAAATAATTTGCAGGGTTTGATTAGCTAGTTTTATGGTTGCCTTTACTTTGATGGGGACCAAGCaattcccattttctttcattttttctttcTGGGGTTGTTAATTGTATTATAGCCTTTGAATTAATGGACAACACAAAAACATCTTCTTTTCTCTTGATTATAGCCATTAAGTTTCAGTgttctcttctttttttctttcataTTGAAATCAATGGCCAGTGTGGaagatttgtaatatttctttaagGGTTTGCTTGTATTTGCAGACAGGGGAGATTTATTATATAAACTGGAGGAATGGAATGAAAGCCAAAGAAGATCCACGGGTAACACAAGAATACAGTGGGGATTTCTACTCAGAAGATGACAGTTCATATGACAGTGAAGAGTCGTCATCAGAATCCtctccttcatcttcttcaagagAGCATTATCGGGTGCAGAGAGAAGACCACGTCCTTGTTGTCGCTGGCTGCAAGAGCTGCCTCATGTACTTCATGGTCCCAAAACAGGTTGAAGATTGCCCCAAATGTAATGGCCAACTTCTCCATTTTGATAGATCTGAAAATGGCTCTACATGAATCGGATTTCTTCTCTTTGGCCCTTAATTGATTTCTATGGTTCTAGTTTTTAATTCAAACAAACTCCTTTGTGCTTAATTTTGAAAGTTTTTTTTTCAGATCGAGTATGTGGAATTAATGGTCATGAAATGCGTGACAAATTGGGATACTAGCTAGCCAGTTTTAGTTTACAATTATTTCTTCATCTTTGATTCTCCAccacttatttttcttttctctttcttcttctaGCTGTTACATTTGTTTTCTGGTTTCTTAATTGAAGCCGCGGAGCTAGTATAGAGAGTGCCAATGGTAAGGTCAATGCACAAGAAAAAATAATATTTGGTAATGATTGGGACGTGTTTTAAGATAATTCATGCTTTGAGAATGGCTGACTAATTGCTTTGTTTATAATTTTATCTACCATTAGCtttcatataatatatatatatatagaggtaggttcTTGCTGGAATCAAATCAGCATTAATTTTTTGTTGATTATGTTGCTGCCTTCTTCTTacatcaattttatttatttttaattcatgttattgACAGATTAATGCATGAATTTTTCATCAGAATGAAATTTAAGttcttcaatttaaattttaaaatattaaacttTTAGTAAGAAAGAAAAGAATCTAAATAAATGCCTGAAGATTATATATTGTGAAATCCTAATTGAAATAAATAGATTTAATGAAATTTGTTATTTAATCAAGCTGTATTTTATTATTATGTACGTAGTCTATTAATTATTATCAgaatcattaaattttttaataaaaaattataataaatagcaTTTTAATTACTTTATACTAAGAAATTATTTTTGTAGATTGAAATTCATTTAGCCTTATAAAATGGTATTTGATTAGGCAGAATTAATGGATGAAATCTTGAAGGATCAATACATAGAAACGGTGCAATTTCATAGAACCATATCCTAATATATAAAATGTATGCTTTTGTTTTGGTCAACAAGTGCATAATTATTATCATAAACTATAAAGAGACATCATGAttgcatttttaattttatttttttgaaatagtAGTATTTTTGGCTAGGCACCCATTCGAGGTGAGAAGTCAGAAATAAAGAAATTATTGCCGCGTTCTTTGTTAATTAGTTTAATGTAATCATATCCTTaattaatttaaacaaaaatggggttcaatttttttttttttaatattaagtcAGAATCGATGAGGACTTTTCATTCATTCACAGAGATGTGGAAATTGGAAAACACCCATCAGGCCATCGACAAGTGTGCTCATTTTGTACCGTCATAAatcatacttttttttttcttacataTATTATCCTACTTAGTTGTTTTGTACCATCAATGAATCCTCAAAACtcagaatttttcttttttcataaaaGAATCACACATTTTCTAATGCTTCAAATAAGGAGATTGTACAATATATATTCTTGATCATAGAAAGAATGTGTCAAAATATTAAATTATCATGACAAACTTACAAAATGTTTCTgtcatattattatttattttcctATCATTTCATGAAGTCAAAataaaagtgtttttttttttttttaaataaaaataaataaatgggatATATTCTGAAAGGATTATTGCAGAAAGGTAAAAATGAGAATTTGAAGCTCGAACTACAAAGTAAGAAAAAAAGGGGTTACATGCAAAAGGGCGAGACAGTGGTACAGTTGTTGGGTGTGAGGAGGGTGAGGCCCTTCGTCCTAAAAGATTCGAGTTTCAGAGAtgctttagtttatatatatatatatatatatgtatgtatgtatgtatatatagtaCAAAAGAGGAAGATGGTCCACGGGAATACATAGATATATAGCTGGACTACTGGAGACTGTGGAGAAAACAAAGaaaccttttctttcttttacttTGCTTTTGCATTGACAGAAAGGAATCTAAGCAGTGAAGCCTAAAGGGTTTTGCACAGTGCActgtataaaaataaaaaagagatgGAGATTGGAGCACTAGCTCTAGTATAAGTCAGTCACTGTGATAAAgatttttgtttccttttttcTGTTAAATCAATAGGTCAAAGGGTTATACATAAGGACCCGCATCCCCTTaaaatctttatatatatatatatatatatatatatatatatatatatatatatatatacatatatgtcctATAGAATACAAAAGGTTGTGGGCTTGTGGGTAGGGAATCTGCGTTTGTTTGTCTGTTTCAGTATCCTTGTGTTGTTGTGTGTTTCTTCCACTTTGCATCTTTTCTTTTTGTACAGTACTTCTCAGATATAGTTTCAGTAGTCGGCATGCTACTATGCCTACGttttaattaagttttaatgatcaattaTCAATACATTGTTAGATATTTTTCAAATCTTACATTGTTTAATT
It encodes:
- the LOC110659434 gene encoding protein CURLY FLAG LEAF 1, whose product is MKAPNMATITASLERSLQNCSLNHHQQQQRQSRGVLGEQGERSSSSDDAVAEAAPPPEQNHVLPTSDTTLELNSHLSLPYHWEQCLDLKTGEIYYINWRNGMKAKEDPRVTQEYSGDFYSEDDSSYDSEESSSESSPSSSSREHYRVQREDHVLVVAGCKSCLMYFMVPKQVEDCPKCNGQLLHFDRSENGST
- the LOC110659433 gene encoding GSH-induced LITAF domain protein, whose product is MGQKDEPAIGVPYYAGQNPYQAGAIPPNAVFGDPKGIPIQQTMYRDTPAPFNCTFCGNSGLTVVRSKPSLAAVVGCMMPFMLGICFLCPSMDCLWHKYHYCPSCKEKIADFEKPDPCLVMDPPQWTQQSFALPA